A window of Rhodopirellula islandica contains these coding sequences:
- a CDS encoding methyltransferase domain-containing protein, with amino-acid sequence MSTNPAQQFYDRISHAYDLIADGGEHVARERGLELLAPQAAESVLEIGFGTGHSLLTIAEAVGPEGNVTGIDISPGMKDVAAKRIDKAGLTDRVQLIVAEAPPLPFEDDTFDAVTMSFTLELFAAEQIPAVLAECRRVLKPGGRLGVVSMATVPESDRESVLEKTYVWMHTHFPHIVDCQPIPLETLVESAGFEIANQERVDLFTMPVAIVVGVNR; translated from the coding sequence ATGTCAACCAACCCTGCTCAACAGTTTTATGATCGAATCAGTCACGCCTACGATTTGATTGCCGATGGTGGTGAACATGTTGCTCGCGAAAGAGGCCTGGAGCTACTTGCCCCGCAAGCCGCCGAATCCGTTCTCGAAATCGGGTTTGGGACAGGGCATTCACTGCTCACGATCGCCGAGGCTGTTGGTCCCGAAGGCAACGTGACAGGGATTGATATTTCACCAGGCATGAAAGATGTCGCGGCCAAGCGGATCGACAAAGCTGGCTTGACCGACCGGGTGCAACTGATCGTGGCGGAGGCCCCACCCCTGCCGTTCGAGGATGACACGTTTGACGCGGTCACCATGAGCTTCACCTTGGAATTGTTTGCGGCAGAACAAATCCCGGCGGTCCTCGCGGAATGCCGCCGAGTCTTGAAACCAGGCGGACGATTGGGCGTTGTCAGCATGGCGACCGTGCCAGAGAGCGACCGCGAAAGTGTGCTGGAGAAAACCTATGTTTGGATGCACACCCACTTTCCTCACATCGTGGATTGCCAACCCATTCCACTCGAAACGCTAGTCGAATCCGCCGGCTTTGAAATCGCCAACCAAGAACGCGTGGATCTGTTCACCATGCCGGTCGCAATCGTGGTTGGCGTCAACCGATAA
- a CDS encoding transporter substrate-binding domain-containing protein: MQHSIGSRSLTGGLLLSLWAISCWAQDGTLGENKDDGAVRLSVPDQLVATREVPPFAMLNEDGQWVGISMDLLRDIKAELEIESGHEIEVELRRFSLPEMLQAVESGEVDMAVAAITVNYEREKRMDFTHSFHTSGLGIAVGSRPRGSGWSGILDAILSRTFFRILAGLVLAMLVSAVGIYLFERRHNREQFDKGWVKGIAAGMWWAAVTLTTVGYGDKVPRTLGGRLIGLIWMFAGLFIIAGFTAAVTSALTLTELRSQIEGPADLSRAKVATVEGSTSADYLRARHINSANHPDVETALQRLVAGQCDAVVYDAPILRYQTHQNYPGEAFVLPITFERQSYAIALPSDSELREPINRILLRQTSSPEWENVLATYFGESQP; this comes from the coding sequence ATGCAACACTCAATTGGAAGTCGAAGCTTGACGGGAGGACTGCTTCTTTCGTTGTGGGCGATTTCCTGCTGGGCTCAGGATGGGACGCTGGGAGAAAACAAAGATGACGGCGCAGTCCGGCTGAGCGTGCCCGATCAATTGGTGGCGACGCGGGAGGTGCCACCGTTTGCAATGCTCAATGAGGACGGCCAGTGGGTTGGGATCAGCATGGATCTGCTGCGCGACATCAAGGCTGAGTTGGAAATCGAATCAGGCCACGAGATCGAAGTGGAACTACGAAGGTTTTCTTTGCCGGAGATGTTGCAGGCGGTCGAATCTGGTGAGGTGGACATGGCCGTCGCGGCGATCACGGTGAACTACGAACGCGAAAAACGGATGGACTTCACCCACTCCTTTCATACCTCGGGATTGGGGATCGCGGTTGGATCGCGGCCACGCGGTTCGGGATGGTCGGGCATCTTGGACGCGATCTTGTCGAGAACCTTTTTTCGCATCTTGGCGGGGTTGGTGCTGGCCATGCTGGTCAGTGCCGTTGGCATTTACCTGTTCGAGCGAAGGCACAACCGAGAGCAATTCGACAAGGGTTGGGTCAAGGGGATCGCGGCCGGCATGTGGTGGGCTGCTGTGACTCTGACCACGGTCGGCTACGGGGACAAGGTTCCGCGTACCCTGGGGGGGCGTTTGATTGGTTTGATTTGGATGTTTGCAGGGCTGTTCATCATCGCTGGATTCACCGCGGCGGTGACGTCCGCGCTGACATTGACGGAACTGCGCTCCCAGATCGAAGGCCCAGCCGATCTTTCTCGGGCGAAGGTTGCGACCGTGGAAGGATCGACTTCAGCGGACTATCTTCGAGCTCGGCATATCAATTCCGCCAATCACCCAGATGTTGAAACGGCGCTGCAGCGCTTGGTGGCTGGCCAGTGTGACGCAGTGGTCTACGACGCTCCCATTCTGAGATACCAGACTCATCAGAACTATCCTGGCGAGGCCTTTGTGCTGCCGATCACGTTTGAACGCCAGAGTTATGCGATCGCATTGCCGAGTGACAGTGAGTTGCGAGAACCGATCAATCGGATTTTGCTACGCCAGACGTCGAGCCCTGAGTGGGAGAACGTTTTGGCGACTTACTTTGGCGAAAGCCAACCGTGA
- a CDS encoding DUF1559 domain-containing protein yields the protein MTYFKQRRGFTLVELLVVIAIIGVLVGLLLPAVQAAREAARRMSCSNNFKQMGLAIHNYHSAFNQMPTHGAGTNPEPPDAWYKSSTTGNRRRLSALVPMLPYIEQQGLWEQISNPSTQRTDGGVQSPPWPAMGPTPDQIQYTPWVNEIPTFRCPSDPGRGLPALGRTNYGACLGDSIWQLHYGPYNNNRSAITSGRARQARAAHRGFFMPLQDSKFRDTLDGLSNTVAMGEMITALQDGDKRGNSVATNGGNSGPFGLAALRLNPNICTDNGYVDPARPQFWLPEWQQQNRRNFARGHRWADYLPLMSGVLTILPPNREACGRYNALGTTLVATVSSRHQGGAHVLMGDGAVRFITDSIEAGNSNAQNIWQNNLPGSASPYGLWGALGTRASKETTEEF from the coding sequence ATGACGTACTTCAAACAACGGCGCGGTTTTACATTGGTGGAACTTCTTGTCGTCATCGCAATCATCGGCGTCCTCGTCGGATTGCTTTTGCCTGCGGTCCAAGCCGCTCGTGAAGCCGCGCGGCGAATGAGTTGCAGCAACAACTTCAAGCAGATGGGTTTGGCGATTCACAACTACCACTCCGCTTTCAATCAGATGCCGACACACGGGGCCGGAACGAATCCTGAGCCACCAGATGCGTGGTACAAGTCGTCCACCACAGGCAACCGCAGACGTTTGAGCGCGTTGGTTCCAATGTTGCCTTACATTGAACAGCAAGGTCTGTGGGAACAGATTTCGAACCCGAGCACGCAACGAACCGATGGCGGAGTTCAGTCGCCGCCCTGGCCAGCGATGGGGCCGACCCCTGATCAGATTCAGTACACGCCCTGGGTCAATGAAATCCCGACTTTTCGCTGCCCAAGCGATCCCGGTCGCGGGTTGCCTGCGTTGGGGCGGACCAACTACGGCGCGTGTTTAGGTGATTCGATTTGGCAGCTTCACTACGGTCCCTACAACAACAATCGTTCAGCCATCACGTCGGGTCGAGCGAGGCAAGCCCGAGCTGCACACCGCGGTTTTTTCATGCCATTGCAAGACTCGAAATTTCGCGACACGCTCGATGGTCTGTCCAACACCGTCGCGATGGGCGAGATGATCACTGCGCTGCAAGACGGTGACAAGCGGGGCAACAGCGTCGCGACCAACGGAGGCAACTCAGGTCCATTCGGCCTCGCCGCCCTGCGTCTCAACCCCAACATTTGCACCGACAACGGCTACGTCGATCCAGCCCGTCCGCAATTCTGGTTGCCGGAGTGGCAGCAACAGAATCGGCGTAATTTTGCTCGTGGTCATCGTTGGGCTGACTATCTGCCACTCATGTCGGGCGTCCTTACGATCTTGCCTCCTAACCGAGAAGCATGTGGTCGGTACAACGCTTTGGGGACAACCTTGGTAGCAACCGTCTCCAGCCGACACCAAGGTGGTGCGCACGTCTTGATGGGCGATGGGGCCGTTCGCTTCATCACGGATTCAATCGAAGCAGGCAATTCAAATGCACAGAATATTTGGCAAAACAATCTGCCCGGCTCGGCAAGTCCCTACGGACTATGGGGCGCCCTCGGAACGCGAGCTTCCAAGGAAACGACGGAAGAGTTTTGA
- a CDS encoding ATPase domain-containing protein has product MTTQNLPTKISTGNPPLDDILHGGLTADRLYLVEGMPGTGKTTLALQFLLEGARKGETGLYVTLSETKQELEGVAASHGWSLDNIDIYELIDTKATEDSRLQYTMFEPSEIELSTTVDGVLERVKELQPTRVVFDSLSEMRLLSQGSLRYRRQILALKQFFVGRGCTVLLLDDYSGLDDQHLQSIAHGVIRLEHLLSDYGGERRRLRILKHRGSSFLGGAHDLRIVRGGLKVFPRETCDQLTKATDTHLIDSGNAEFDELLGGGLNAGTSALLLGPAGVGKSSMALQFAVAAAERNERAVLFQFEESMQSLFVRAEGLGFALQQHVDDGLIQIVNLVPGEITPSEFACLVRDSVQLDDQGRRVGIVAIDSINGYLNSMPHEKFLIIQMHELLQYLGKRGILTLVVVAQHGMLGQAMGTPVDASYLADSVVLFRYFEAQGEIRQAISVIKKRTGRHERTIREFKLSHHGVEIGPPLRMFRGILTGVPEFDGEKDSLIDREGHSS; this is encoded by the coding sequence ATGACAACGCAGAACCTTCCGACGAAGATCAGCACGGGCAACCCGCCACTGGATGACATCTTGCACGGGGGACTGACCGCCGATCGGCTGTACCTTGTTGAAGGCATGCCCGGCACGGGCAAAACGACCCTTGCACTGCAGTTTCTGTTGGAGGGCGCCCGCAAGGGCGAGACCGGGCTGTACGTGACACTCTCGGAAACCAAACAAGAGCTGGAGGGCGTTGCAGCGTCGCATGGCTGGTCGCTCGACAACATCGACATCTACGAGTTGATCGATACCAAGGCGACCGAGGATTCCCGTCTGCAGTACACAATGTTCGAGCCATCCGAGATCGAACTCAGCACGACGGTCGATGGGGTTTTGGAACGCGTCAAAGAACTGCAACCCACGCGAGTCGTCTTTGACTCACTGTCCGAGATGCGTTTGTTGTCGCAAGGTTCACTGCGTTATCGCCGACAAATTCTCGCTCTCAAACAGTTCTTTGTAGGCCGCGGGTGCACGGTGCTTTTGTTGGACGACTATTCCGGGCTGGACGACCAGCATTTGCAAAGCATCGCCCACGGAGTCATCCGGCTGGAACACTTGCTGTCGGACTACGGCGGTGAACGACGCCGATTGCGGATCTTGAAACATCGTGGCAGCAGCTTCCTTGGTGGCGCACATGATTTGCGGATTGTGCGAGGCGGATTGAAGGTCTTTCCGCGTGAAACATGCGATCAACTGACCAAGGCCACTGACACGCATTTGATCGATAGTGGCAACGCAGAATTCGATGAGTTGCTCGGCGGTGGTTTGAACGCCGGCACGAGTGCTCTGTTGCTGGGCCCGGCGGGAGTTGGCAAATCGTCGATGGCGTTGCAGTTCGCGGTGGCGGCGGCGGAACGGAACGAGCGAGCCGTGCTGTTTCAATTTGAGGAAAGCATGCAGTCGTTGTTTGTCCGCGCCGAAGGCTTGGGTTTCGCTTTGCAACAGCATGTGGACGACGGGCTGATTCAAATTGTCAATCTGGTTCCTGGTGAAATCACACCCAGCGAATTTGCGTGCTTGGTTCGGGACTCTGTTCAACTGGATGACCAAGGCCGCCGGGTTGGAATCGTTGCGATTGACAGCATCAATGGCTACCTGAACTCGATGCCGCACGAGAAATTCCTCATCATCCAAATGCATGAGTTGCTTCAGTACCTTGGTAAACGCGGGATCCTGACATTGGTGGTCGTCGCTCAACACGGGATGTTGGGGCAAGCAATGGGAACGCCGGTGGACGCCAGCTACCTGGCGGATTCGGTGGTGCTGTTTCGCTATTTCGAGGCCCAGGGGGAGATTCGGCAGGCCATTTCGGTCATCAAGAAACGTACCGGGCGACATGAACGAACGATCCGCGAGTTCAAACTCAGCCATCACGGCGTCGAGATTGGTCCTCCACTGAGAATGTTCCGCGGGATTCTGACTGGAGTTCCTGAGTTCGATGGCGAGAAGGACTCCTTGATCGACAGGGAGGGTCATTCGAGCTAA
- a CDS encoding AraC family transcriptional regulator, which translates to MATGPTDTKLVALLVESSRAYGRGLLRGIAAYAQEQEDWSLRHQEMAINADPPSWLSRWHGDGVLVRAETPKMVHAIEDLGIPVIDLRCWRSAGKFPGFDTDPVSVVRLAVDHLRDRGYSQFGFCGFGGANYSDRRLSEMRKYVRSLGHDVVAYESPGPVHATTFDAEQSGMLDEQGLVRWLKSLKKPIGVLACNDVRAQQLLNACHACQIHVPDEIAVVGVDNDDVICPLCSPPLTSVEPNTHQIGYEAAAMLNTMMAGEAVLADITLVPARRIVVRGSTDSIPVDDAEFTKAYRFIRENACRGVSVQDVADAVPMSRRSLERRMRTYLDQSPSDLIASIRLARIKELLETTSQPLKKIARLTGFNYDEHMAKFFKKLTGVPPGHYRRKHRLESITDDDLEI; encoded by the coding sequence ATGGCGACAGGTCCAACGGATACCAAGCTTGTTGCACTGCTCGTTGAGTCATCTCGAGCCTATGGCCGAGGGCTTCTGCGGGGGATTGCTGCCTATGCACAGGAGCAGGAGGACTGGTCTCTCCGGCACCAAGAAATGGCAATCAATGCGGATCCACCCTCTTGGCTTTCCAGGTGGCACGGGGACGGCGTGCTCGTTCGAGCTGAGACTCCGAAGATGGTTCATGCCATCGAGGACTTGGGAATTCCCGTCATCGATCTGCGTTGCTGGCGATCTGCGGGGAAGTTCCCCGGCTTTGATACCGACCCTGTTTCGGTGGTGAGGCTTGCCGTCGATCATCTGCGAGATCGTGGCTACTCGCAGTTTGGATTCTGCGGTTTTGGCGGAGCGAACTATTCCGATCGTCGGCTTTCCGAGATGCGGAAGTATGTGCGTTCCTTGGGGCACGATGTGGTTGCCTACGAGTCACCGGGGCCAGTTCACGCAACCACCTTCGATGCGGAGCAAAGCGGAATGCTCGACGAGCAAGGTCTGGTGCGTTGGCTGAAATCTCTTAAAAAGCCCATCGGCGTCTTGGCCTGCAACGACGTTCGAGCGCAACAGTTGTTGAATGCCTGCCACGCCTGCCAAATTCATGTCCCCGATGAGATTGCTGTGGTCGGTGTCGACAACGATGACGTGATCTGTCCCTTGTGTTCTCCACCGCTGACAAGCGTTGAACCCAATACGCATCAAATCGGCTACGAGGCAGCGGCGATGCTGAACACCATGATGGCTGGCGAAGCCGTTCTGGCCGACATCACCTTGGTTCCCGCTCGGAGAATTGTCGTGCGTGGTTCAACCGATTCGATCCCGGTGGATGACGCTGAATTCACCAAGGCCTACCGCTTCATTCGTGAAAACGCTTGTCGCGGGGTTTCGGTGCAGGATGTGGCGGATGCGGTGCCAATGTCCAGACGTTCCCTCGAACGGCGAATGCGAACCTATCTCGATCAATCGCCCTCGGATCTGATTGCATCGATCCGACTGGCGAGAATCAAAGAGTTGCTCGAGACCACCTCACAGCCACTGAAGAAGATCGCCAGGCTCACCGGGTTCAACTATGACGAACACATGGCGAAGTTCTTCAAGAAACTGACAGGGGTTCCTCCCGGGCACTACCGCCGGAAGCATCGCCTGGAATCAATCACAGACGATGACCTGGAGATTTAG
- a CDS encoding thioredoxin family protein, with protein MNDTKSDLPPAETMDPPPQPKPLFHFWRCFWLTFLVVSLGYAWHCFYVPANEIAWAKDYASAKQQAAKADKPILLYFTANWCVPCRVMKRQVWADSEVKELVNAEFVPVAIDVGDPENAEVMATYAVQGPPVTIVCDSQGNVLDWRAGRISQPVFLELLDSSHS; from the coding sequence ATGAACGACACCAAATCGGACCTTCCGCCCGCTGAGACGATGGATCCACCCCCGCAGCCAAAGCCCCTGTTTCATTTCTGGCGTTGCTTCTGGCTGACATTTCTTGTGGTGTCGCTGGGCTATGCTTGGCATTGCTTCTACGTTCCCGCAAACGAGATCGCTTGGGCAAAGGACTACGCCTCCGCGAAGCAGCAAGCAGCCAAGGCTGACAAACCGATTCTTCTCTATTTCACTGCCAACTGGTGTGTTCCCTGCCGGGTCATGAAGCGTCAAGTTTGGGCCGATTCGGAGGTGAAGGAATTGGTCAATGCGGAGTTCGTCCCAGTGGCGATTGACGTGGGCGATCCGGAAAACGCGGAGGTCATGGCGACTTACGCCGTTCAAGGTCCGCCGGTCACCATCGTTTGCGACTCACAAGGGAATGTGTTGGATTGGCGAGCAGGACGAATCAGCCAACCGGTCTTCCTCGAATTGCTTGATTCGTCGCATTCGTAA
- a CDS encoding sulfatase family protein has translation MLTLGSIAAVRLDAAEQPNIIFIFADDWGYGDLGIHGSSFCQTPHLDQMAKEGTDFANFTVNSPVCSPSRVAVMTGQFPARHCVHQHFQSVKAHINRGMPDWVDPQAPMLPRMLKNAGYHTGHFGKWHLGSVADSPTEDAYGYDRFATFNGSRKNEISKGGLASVDHAEAFIREFKDAPFFINLWLHEAHTPHLPQKPFLEKFQHLNDAEQVYASIIAEADEGVGRILALLKEVGLDDKTLVVFSTDNGPEHSTDEKDHKGQGLGKYYSVGQTGGLKGEKRSLFAGGIRVPFIVRWPGVVPAGKTDRTSVLTAVDLLPTFLDAAGVALPEGYQPDGQSVLSAWKGQSFERTQPIFWEWRGGDSQEYTWPSIGIRDGQWKMLVNQAKKMTELYDLESDWAEQRNVAAEYPDVVDQLSQKLDAWKNTLPIAPSENSLSKARKKFQK, from the coding sequence TTGCTCACGCTCGGCAGCATCGCAGCCGTACGACTGGATGCCGCTGAGCAGCCGAACATCATCTTCATCTTCGCCGATGATTGGGGCTACGGGGACCTGGGCATACACGGCAGTTCCTTTTGTCAAACCCCGCACCTGGACCAGATGGCAAAGGAAGGAACGGACTTCGCGAACTTCACCGTGAACAGTCCGGTCTGTTCGCCCAGTCGCGTTGCTGTGATGACCGGACAGTTTCCGGCTCGGCACTGTGTGCACCAACACTTTCAAAGTGTGAAAGCGCACATCAATCGCGGGATGCCCGATTGGGTCGATCCACAGGCTCCCATGCTTCCTCGAATGCTGAAGAACGCGGGTTATCACACGGGCCACTTTGGAAAGTGGCACCTGGGCAGCGTTGCTGACTCGCCGACCGAAGACGCTTACGGCTACGACCGCTTCGCGACATTCAATGGCTCGAGAAAGAACGAAATCTCAAAGGGCGGACTGGCGTCGGTGGACCATGCCGAAGCATTCATCCGCGAGTTCAAAGACGCCCCCTTCTTCATCAACCTCTGGCTTCACGAAGCGCACACCCCACACTTGCCTCAGAAACCATTCCTTGAAAAGTTCCAGCACTTGAACGACGCCGAACAGGTTTATGCGTCCATCATCGCCGAAGCGGATGAGGGTGTCGGACGAATCCTCGCGTTGCTGAAGGAAGTCGGCCTTGATGACAAAACGCTTGTGGTTTTCTCCACCGACAACGGTCCGGAGCATTCCACCGATGAAAAAGATCACAAAGGCCAAGGACTGGGAAAGTACTATTCCGTCGGACAAACAGGTGGGCTCAAAGGTGAGAAGCGTTCATTGTTTGCAGGAGGAATCCGAGTCCCGTTCATCGTGCGTTGGCCCGGCGTGGTTCCTGCCGGAAAGACAGACAGGACCTCCGTTCTGACGGCAGTTGATCTGCTGCCAACCTTTTTGGATGCCGCAGGGGTGGCGTTGCCAGAGGGATACCAACCGGATGGTCAAAGCGTGCTCTCCGCTTGGAAGGGACAGTCGTTCGAAAGAACCCAACCCATTTTCTGGGAATGGAGAGGGGGCGACTCACAAGAATACACCTGGCCGTCGATCGGCATTCGAGACGGCCAATGGAAGATGCTCGTCAACCAAGCGAAGAAGATGACGGAACTCTACGATCTGGAAAGTGACTGGGCCGAGCAACGCAATGTCGCGGCGGAGTATCCTGACGTCGTTGATCAGTTGTCCCAAAAACTCGACGCTTGGAAAAACACACTGCCCATCGCTCCCAGCGAAAACAGCCTGTCGAAGGCGCGAAAGAAGTTCCAAAAGTGA
- a CDS encoding PAS domain S-box protein, whose product MESLRKAVIADEMADSVAEQDSNNQRVVAYAPTPQDAKLCARILKENEVAVCCCETIDSFAKTILEGAGIALIAQEHLTDAAIAQLKVSLDQQPKWSEVPILVLLQAGDPDSKLLKRILSLEHVTLINRPLRIAVFINTVRAKLRDRMRQFEVRDLLLEKDRVQTNLRREARRLDMAIQAGGMAAWEWSKTHVYWSNAFRQLHGFGKDVQPSESAMFASIVESEREQIAQQWTAAIEQNLPFRSEFRISHPKHGERWLVAVGEPVKSKSGKTLRYTGLQWDITKRKAAEMELRQSHETFQRLITENPQGLYVVDADLCVRYVSAGARSVFINVDPLIGRPFAEVMNVIWPKAFADEVVKLFRHTLDTGEPYAAPPLVEQRVDTNETEAYDWSIERIVLPDNRHGVVCHFYNNTQRQQSVDLLRESERYFREIADASPAMLWVTDENHMCTFLSKSWYDTTGQTRVEGMGLGWTNATHPEDHERAGEEFLTAAKAHKPFFSEFRLRRADGSYRWAVDVGRPRFDSEGAFVGYTGYVIDVDDRKAFEQSLKQAKVVAENANRSRGEFLANMSHEIRTPMAAILGHADILKDHLKDPDNIQVVETIRRNGNFLLNIINDILDLSKIDSGKMQLETERVRPDGLLAEVRSLMDVRASEKHLPLKIEFDGPIPDLIETDAVRLRQILLNLVGNAIKFTDSGEVKILVRYEGLDDSAGVGKPQDPFSSKRPSASTCRLIFQVVDTGIGIKPEDQMSLFEPFVQADSTSTRSFGGTGLGLAICRRLAHALGGDVAVESTYGRGSKFTLTIEAVSSGRLVVPNLLIDVSAEKVKEEIQISANVLVVDDRRDIRYLAQHFIEKAGGNVTTATNGQEAIDTVFGHPKSEIDLIVMDMQMPVMDGYEAAAELRRRGCELPIIALTANAMKSDRDECLAAGCTDYTTKPLDSQKLIAMIDRLLKS is encoded by the coding sequence ATGGAGTCACTTCGCAAAGCAGTCATCGCAGACGAAATGGCCGATTCTGTCGCGGAACAAGACAGCAACAACCAACGCGTCGTTGCATATGCACCGACGCCGCAGGATGCCAAGCTGTGCGCCCGGATTCTGAAGGAGAATGAGGTCGCGGTTTGTTGCTGTGAAACGATCGATTCATTCGCCAAGACCATCTTGGAAGGTGCGGGCATTGCTCTGATCGCGCAGGAACACCTGACCGACGCCGCCATTGCTCAGTTGAAGGTTTCCCTGGATCAGCAACCGAAGTGGTCGGAGGTGCCAATCTTGGTCCTGCTGCAAGCGGGCGACCCCGATTCGAAACTGTTGAAGCGGATTCTCTCGCTTGAACATGTCACGTTGATCAATCGACCGCTCCGGATCGCGGTCTTCATCAACACCGTGCGAGCCAAATTGCGTGATCGGATGCGGCAATTTGAGGTGCGTGACCTGCTGCTCGAAAAGGATCGAGTGCAGACCAATCTGCGTCGCGAAGCCCGCCGATTGGACATGGCGATTCAAGCGGGCGGGATGGCGGCTTGGGAATGGAGCAAGACACATGTGTACTGGTCCAACGCCTTCCGTCAGTTGCATGGATTCGGAAAGGACGTCCAGCCCAGCGAGTCGGCGATGTTCGCTTCGATCGTGGAATCAGAACGTGAGCAAATTGCCCAGCAGTGGACGGCAGCGATCGAGCAGAATCTCCCGTTCCGGAGTGAGTTTCGGATCAGCCACCCCAAGCATGGCGAGCGATGGTTGGTGGCCGTCGGTGAACCGGTCAAGTCAAAGTCCGGCAAAACCCTTCGCTACACCGGGTTGCAGTGGGACATCACAAAACGCAAGGCCGCCGAAATGGAATTGCGTCAGTCGCACGAAACGTTTCAGCGATTGATCACCGAGAACCCGCAGGGATTGTACGTTGTCGACGCCGATCTTTGCGTGCGCTACGTCAGTGCCGGAGCACGCAGCGTGTTCATCAATGTGGATCCATTGATCGGCAGACCATTTGCCGAAGTGATGAACGTGATCTGGCCGAAGGCATTCGCCGATGAAGTGGTCAAGTTGTTCCGGCACACCCTCGACACCGGCGAGCCCTACGCTGCGCCCCCGTTGGTCGAACAGCGAGTCGATACGAACGAGACGGAGGCTTATGATTGGTCGATCGAGCGGATAGTTTTGCCGGACAATCGTCATGGCGTGGTTTGTCACTTCTACAACAACACGCAACGGCAACAATCGGTGGACTTGCTCCGCGAAAGTGAACGCTATTTTCGAGAGATCGCGGATGCTTCGCCGGCGATGCTGTGGGTCACCGACGAGAATCACATGTGCACGTTCCTGTCAAAGAGTTGGTACGACACGACGGGGCAAACGCGAGTGGAAGGCATGGGGCTCGGTTGGACCAATGCGACCCATCCGGAGGATCACGAACGTGCCGGGGAAGAATTTTTGACGGCGGCGAAAGCGCACAAGCCTTTCTTCTCGGAGTTCCGATTGCGAAGGGCCGATGGCAGCTACCGTTGGGCCGTTGATGTCGGTCGGCCGCGTTTTGATTCCGAAGGTGCGTTCGTGGGATACACCGGCTATGTCATTGACGTGGACGATCGCAAAGCGTTTGAGCAGTCGCTCAAGCAGGCCAAGGTGGTGGCCGAGAATGCCAACCGGTCCCGAGGCGAATTCCTCGCGAACATGTCGCATGAAATCCGCACGCCGATGGCTGCGATTTTGGGGCACGCTGACATATTGAAGGATCATTTGAAGGACCCTGACAACATTCAGGTGGTCGAAACGATCCGTCGCAACGGCAATTTTCTGCTGAACATCATCAACGACATTTTGGACTTGTCCAAAATTGATTCCGGGAAAATGCAGCTCGAGACCGAACGGGTGCGACCAGACGGTTTGTTGGCAGAGGTGCGATCTTTGATGGATGTTCGAGCGTCCGAGAAACACCTGCCGCTGAAGATCGAGTTCGATGGGCCGATCCCCGATTTGATTGAAACCGACGCCGTGAGGCTCCGACAGATCCTTCTCAATCTGGTCGGCAACGCAATCAAGTTCACGGACTCGGGGGAAGTCAAAATCCTCGTTCGCTATGAAGGCCTCGACGACAGTGCCGGAGTGGGGAAACCGCAAGATCCATTCTCATCGAAACGGCCCTCGGCCAGCACTTGCCGGTTGATTTTTCAAGTGGTTGACACGGGCATCGGGATCAAACCGGAAGACCAGATGTCACTGTTTGAACCCTTCGTGCAGGCGGACAGCACTTCGACGCGTTCCTTTGGCGGGACTGGATTGGGACTGGCAATCTGTCGACGGTTGGCCCACGCGCTGGGTGGGGACGTCGCGGTCGAAAGCACCTATGGACGAGGCAGCAAATTCACGCTGACGATCGAAGCTGTTTCTTCTGGACGGCTGGTTGTGCCGAATCTGTTGATCGATGTCTCGGCGGAAAAGGTCAAGGAGGAGATCCAGATTTCTGCGAATGTCTTGGTCGTCGATGATCGTCGGGACATCCGCTATCTCGCTCAGCACTTCATCGAGAAGGCGGGTGGGAATGTCACCACCGCCACCAACGGGCAAGAGGCAATCGACACAGTCTTCGGGCACCCAAAATCCGAGATTGATCTGATTGTGATGGACATGCAAATGCCGGTCATGGATGGTTACGAAGCCGCCGCCGAGCTGCGTCGACGAGGCTGTGAGCTGCCGATCATTGCGTTGACCGCGAATGCGATGAAGAGCGATCGCGACGAGTGCTTGGCAGCCGGGTGCACCGACTACACCACCAAACCGCTGGACAGTCAAAAACTGATCGCCATGATCGATCGGTTGCTGAAGTCGTAG